From the genome of Psychrilyobacter atlanticus DSM 19335, one region includes:
- the prfA gene encoding peptide chain release factor 1, giving the protein MFKKLDEVAKKYDELNALLATPEVATDHKRMIEYNKAINDMEEIVLKYKEYRGYLEELEFIKVNLKDEKDDEMKEMMLEEKSEIEEKLPEMEEDMKILLLPKDPNDDKNVIVEIRGGAGGDEAALFAGDIFRMYSRYAERRKWKIEIMEKNEIGVGGLKEVIFLIKGQGAYSRLKFESGVHRVQRVPATEGSGRIHTSTITVAILPEIDDVTQVDIKTSDLKIDTYRSGGSGGQHVNTTDSAVRITHMPTGTVVQCQDGRSQLKNREQAMKLLAAKLFESEVEKQRSEVEGNRKLQVGTGARSEKIRTYNFPQGRVTDHRIKLTLHRLDYILDGDIDEIIDGLITFDQADQLQSMVD; this is encoded by the coding sequence ATGTTTAAAAAATTAGATGAAGTAGCAAAAAAATATGACGAATTAAATGCATTATTAGCAACTCCAGAAGTAGCGACAGATCACAAGAGAATGATCGAATACAATAAAGCTATCAATGATATGGAAGAGATTGTATTGAAATACAAGGAATACAGAGGGTACTTAGAAGAGTTAGAATTCATCAAAGTAAATTTAAAAGATGAAAAAGATGACGAGATGAAAGAGATGATGTTAGAGGAAAAATCAGAGATCGAAGAAAAATTACCTGAAATGGAAGAGGATATGAAAATATTATTACTTCCAAAGGACCCTAACGATGATAAAAACGTAATCGTAGAGATCAGAGGTGGAGCAGGTGGAGATGAGGCTGCTTTATTCGCTGGAGACATTTTCAGAATGTATAGTAGATATGCAGAGAGAAGAAAATGGAAGATAGAGATAATGGAAAAAAATGAAATTGGTGTAGGTGGATTAAAAGAGGTAATCTTCTTAATAAAGGGTCAAGGAGCTTACTCTAGATTAAAATTTGAATCAGGAGTACATAGAGTACAAAGAGTACCTGCTACAGAGGGATCAGGAAGAATCCATACTTCTACAATCACAGTTGCAATCTTACCTGAAATAGATGACGTTACACAAGTTGATATCAAAACATCTGACCTTAAGATAGATACATATAGATCAGGAGGATCAGGAGGTCAGCACGTTAACACTACTGACTCAGCAGTAAGAATCACTCATATGCCTACTGGAACTGTTGTTCAATGTCAAGATGGTAGATCACAATTAAAAAATAGAGAACAAGCTATGAAATTATTAGCAGCTAAATTATTTGAATCTGAAGTTGAAAAGCAAAGATCAGAAGTAGAAGGAAACAGAAAGTTACAAGTAGGAACTGGTGCTAGATCTGAAAAAATTAGAACATATAACTTCCCACAAGGAAGAGTAACAGATCATAGAATCAAACTTACTCTTCATAGGTTAGACTATATCTTAGATGGAGACATAGATGAGATAATCGATGGATTAATCACATTTGATCAAGCAGATCAATTACAAAGTATGGTAGATTAA